The sequence GATGTAGCGCCTGCGTGGGCGCCCGGTTCTTCATGCCCCTCTACTTGAATTATACGAGTTAATCTTGATGAAATCAAACGCAACCGGCAGAAAGGGACGACTGGGACCGAAAAGATGTGTCGCGCAAGGCGGACCGTTCGCGAGCAGAGCGGTCGAATGGAGGATTTGAAATGAGGATTATTCAACAATCAGATGGTTAATTCTGCAATTTCCCGCCTCTAAACTAACGAGGCTGCCGGGATGAATAATGCCGCCCGTGTTGCTGAAGAGGATGAAATACACCCGCTTCGCGTCGGGGTTGAAGTTCGTCTGGCGGAGCGGCCCGACTTTAGCCATGCGCGGAACGGTAAGCCTGTCGCCCGATGCTTCGTCGACAAGATAAGCAGGATTCTGTCGATCGAAGATATCTGAGGCCTTCTCCGGATCCAGGACGCGATACCGAAAATCGATCAGGTGATTTTCCGCGGTCAGTCTGACGCTCACCACTTCGATCCCGAACTCCTGATCTTGTGCCTGCTCGGCAAGGACGGGTTCGTCTTTCACGGCCAAATTTGCGCTGGGGCAATAGTTCCTTCTTGCATCACACGGGGCCGGTTTTGCGCTGGCGCAGCCGAAGCATACTATCATCAAAAGAATCGGCAGCAGCTTAGAATAGATTCTTTGATAATTCATGACAACATAATACTCCATCCGAAAACGTTTTCATAGAGGGTCGGGGAAGGGATGCCGCAAGAGCATCCCTTCCCGTGGCTCGTCCAGATATTACGGTAAATAGGTGACCTCAAGCACCGGTCGATTTGCCGGAACGGCATTTTCTCCCGAGAAAAAGCCGATTGCATCCGTCGTCCCATCATCATTGTCGTCGACTGCAAAATATACTTTCAGTTGCGTAAGCCCGATTTTGTTGATGGCCGCAAGGCCCGCAGCATTGAGCAAACCTTCGGATGCAGCACCATTGACTGCTGGATTACTCATAACCGCGACCTGCGCAGCTGTCGCTGCGGCCTGAAAGTCGCTCGGAGCAAGAGCCGGATTCCCGCCAAACGATCCGGTGACTATATCCACATAACAGGGGGCATGAGTCGTAAATGGGTTTATACCTGCAACGCCACCACGTATGAGTCGGAGCGTCGCCGCTTGTATTGTCGCGCCGTCGGGGAGACTTGAGGTATCGAAGGAGACGATCGATTTCAGTTGCGGCTCGACCAGAAGAGCGGAAACGAATTGATCTCCAATCCTCAATGCGCTCGCATTTGCAATGGTTGCATCGGCAAATTGTCCCACATCGGCCTGGGTGAGAGATTCTCCCAGCCACCCGTCTTGAGCGCCTGCCGAGACGAATGTGACCGTCACGGGGGTGACCCCGCTTGCGTTTATGTAGGTCAGCATGCCGCCCACACCCGTTGCTCCAGCATTAGTCAAATTGAGGCGCCGGTCAAATAGCGCGTATTGGCTCGGCGAAGAAGGAATGACTATTGCATCAGACGTTTTCCCGGCATGGAGCGGGATGGCAACGGCGTCCACCGGGAACGGCAAGAGATTCCCGTCCTCTGCGATGACGTTTGCGCGCAGCCCATTTATCATCGGCTCATATGATTTCAGGCCGGCGTTCGCCATGCGCAAAAGGACTCTCTCACCGGTTGCGGCCGCAATCGCCTCGGTGTCCGGATACGCCTTCCCATTGATGAGGAAATACTGCGGCCGATAGTCCACCGTGCTCGGATATGCGGCGGTTCCATAGGTGCCGTTTTGTACGGCCGCGTGGAGGAGTGGATCGATGTCGCTGAACACCAGGACCTCCTCCTGGTCATATGCGGAGACAGGATCGTTGTAAGCTTGTCCGGCAGTCGCGGGCCGAACTATAAGCACGCCGTACAGCCCCATCTGCACTTGTTTCGCCGGATGGGTGCCGCTCTCATAGAGGTATGTTCCGGCCTTGAGGTCCGGAAAAGTGAAGCTGGCGGTTTCCGGCACGAACGACATTACCCGACCATCCACCATTACCGGCGTCGGCGATGTGATTCGCTGGCCGTGAATAATGATGGTGACCGCTTCGGGCAGGTTGTTCGTTAGATTGATTGTGAGGTCATCGCCCTCGTTTGCCTCGAGGACGGGGCCCGGAACTCCGATCGTTCCGCTGCCCGTCAGCCCAAACCCCCACATCAGGATAGGGGCGCCGTCTGGCATGTTAATGGTGACATCATCGGCGGTAAGATCATAACTCACCGGCGCCGCATGGGAGGTCGCGGCCATGACCAACGAAATGACCATGGCCGAGAAGAGGACCAAAAAGTCTGTCAGTCTTATCTTTCGCATTGTCTTCTCCTATCTATTCCATGGCCATCGAGCCGTGCGGCATGACCATCATCATGGTCATCATTCCACCGGGGAAAATGTCGTTGTTGACCATTTCCTTTTCTGTGTGTGAATGCCACATGAATGTGAAAGCCGCCATCGGATTCAATCCCCCTTGTCCCGGAGGAAGAGAACCCGAGTCTCCAAGGAACGGGCTGCCGCTCCACATCCCACCGAATGTCAGCTCCAGTTGAGCTGGTAATATGACGGGGAAAGACTTCCCGTGGTCCGCGCAATATTCGTACGTCATATCATCGTACCCATCGCCGTCCATGTCCATGCAATCGTGTTCATAGCCCGGCCCTGTCCCGTAGATATCCCAGCCAAGCCCTCTTCCGGTCCATTGAAAGATGGCGTCGAAGGTGTTTCCGGGTGTCGACTGGATGGTAAAGAGATCATGGCTCAGGTCGGCGCCTGCACCGGGCACACTCGACAGCAGTCTCCCATCCTTTGCGATAATGCGAGCATGGTTGCCGTGATAATGGAACGGGTGCAGGTCGCGCCCGATGCCGATGACTCGCATGAGCATCTTCTCGCCCGGCATTATCATGGGCATGCAATTGTAAGGCTGGGTGGGAAGCCACGGGACACCCGCGGGATACATTGTATCGGGAGCATTACGCCCGTTGATGAACCAATAGACGGGGAAGAAAGTGGTCGTGTCGAT is a genomic window of Candidatus Abyssobacteria bacterium SURF_5 containing:
- a CDS encoding copper oxidase, with translation MRRRKSMNTVCIRRYGPALLFGVALLLSIVSPGWAEIPGVNGPILNCTAKADYITLGDGLTLQIWGFAPGNGRAQYPGPTVFVNQGETVIVNLTNDLAEPVSMIFPGQANVVATEVTPPTAAGLVTLEALPGGTVSYTFEVTEPGTYCYQSGTNMDKQIPMGLFGALIVRPSVAPFNDGKHAYNHEDSAFDREFLFLLSEMDIVHQEMVEFGEPIDTTTFFPVYWFINGRNAPDTMYPAGVPWLPTQPYNCMPMIMPGEKMLMRVIGIGRDLHPFHYHGNHARIIAKDGRLLSSVPGAGADLSHDLFTIQSTPGNTFDAIFQWTGRGLGWDIYGTGPGYEHDCMDMDGDGYDDMTYEYCADHGKSFPVILPAQLELTFGGMWSGSPFLGDSGSLPPGQGGLNPMAAFTFMWHSHTEKEMVNNDIFPGGMMTMMMVMPHGSMAME
- a CDS encoding multicopper oxidase family protein, which gives rise to MRKIRLTDFLVLFSAMVISLVMAATSHAAPVSYDLTADDVTINMPDGAPILMWGFGLTGSGTIGVPGPVLEANEGDDLTINLTNNLPEAVTIIIHGQRITSPTPVMVDGRVMSFVPETASFTFPDLKAGTYLYESGTHPAKQVQMGLYGVLIVRPATAGQAYNDPVSAYDQEEVLVFSDIDPLLHAAVQNGTYGTAAYPSTVDYRPQYFLINGKAYPDTEAIAAATGERVLLRMANAGLKSYEPMINGLRANVIAEDGNLLPFPVDAVAIPLHAGKTSDAIVIPSSPSQYALFDRRLNLTNAGATGVGGMLTYINASGVTPVTVTFVSAGAQDGWLGESLTQADVGQFADATIANASALRIGDQFVSALLVEPQLKSIVSFDTSSLPDGATIQAATLRLIRGGVAGINPFTTHAPCYVDIVTGSFGGNPALAPSDFQAAATAAQVAVMSNPAVNGAASEGLLNAAGLAAINKIGLTQLKVYFAVDDNDDGTTDAIGFFSGENAVPANRPVLEVTYLP